In the genome of Amia ocellicauda isolate fAmiCal2 chromosome 3, fAmiCal2.hap1, whole genome shotgun sequence, one region contains:
- the LOC136747219 gene encoding olfactory receptor 10G4-like — protein sequence MPFTNLTAEAITEFYITGFKGTQNPKAVGCIILIIFLLILLGSSANIYIIARDKRLHTPMYFFICTLSVVDIIHSTSSSPTMILVLLADITAISYRSCITQMTVYHLSSVMGKFTISFMAYDRLVAISNPLRYHSILTKTRIVLITVTLLILGCALIAVFTGIADRLPYCRTSLSFVFCDYGSLVRAACVNPDEYFVTLTVISFFILFGPFGFIFISYLMIIFTVLKIAPSEERKKTYSTCLNHLIVVASVFVPPFVSIILTRIGFVLSLTEGNVLIIFSSLGPCLVNPFVYCFRTKEIRRKLFRIIKAVAPQE from the coding sequence ATGCCATTTACAAACCTTACAGCTGAAGCCATAACAGAATTTTACATCACTGGTTTCAAAGGGACTCAGAATCCAAAGGCAGTCGGATGCATCATTTTGATCATTTTTTTACTGATTTTATTGGGCAGCAGTgcaaacatctacatcatcgcaAGGGACAAGCGTCTGCACACCCCAATGTACTTCTTCATTTGCACTCTCTCTGTTGTAGACATCATCCACAGCACCAGCTCCAGCCCAACAATGATCCTGGTGCTATTAGCTGACATCACTGCAATCTCTTACAGGTCCTGTATCACTCAGATGACTGTGTACCACTTATCTAGTGTAATGGGAAAGTTTACAATTAGCTTCATGGCCTATGACCGGTTGGTTGCAATATCCAATCCTTTGAGATATCACAGTATCCTCACAAAGACTCGTATAGTGCTAATAACAGTAACATTGTTGATATTGGGTTGTGCCCTTATTGCAGTTTTTACAGGAATAGCTGACAGACTTCCTTACTGCAGAACATCTctttcatttgtgttttgtgaCTATGGTTCTTTGGTTAGGGCAGCTTGTGTTAATCCTGATGAATATTTTGTTACATTAACTGTGATCTCCttcttcattttgtttggtccatttggttttatttttatatcctaCCTTATGATAATCTTCACTGTTCTTAAAATTGCCCCCtcagaagaaaggaaaaaaacatacagcacTTGTTTAAATCACTTAATAGTAGttgcttctgtttttgttcCTCCATTTGTCAGTATTATTCTAACTCGTATAGGTTTTGTGTTGAGCCTCACAGAaggtaatgtattaattattttctcttctcttgGCCCCTGCTTGGTGAATCCTTTCGTGTACTGCTTCAGAACAAAGGAAATAAGAAGAAAACTTTTCAGAATAATCAAGGCTGTGGCTCCCCAAGAATAG